A region from the Ptychodera flava strain L36383 chromosome 10, AS_Pfla_20210202, whole genome shotgun sequence genome encodes:
- the LOC139141994 gene encoding tubulin alpha-1A chain-like, whose protein sequence is MRECISIHIGQAGVQIGNACWELYCLEHGIQPDGQMPSDKTIGGGDDSFNTFFSETGAGKHVPRAVFVDLEPTVIDEVRTGTYRQLFHPEQLITGKEDAANNYARGHYTIGKEIIDLVLDRVRKLADQCTGLQGFLLFHSFGGGTGSGFSSLLMERLSVDYGKKSKLEFAVYPAPQVSTAVVEPYNSILTTHTTLEHSDCAFMVDNEAIYDICRRNLDIERPTYTNLNRLIGQIVSSITASLRFDGALNVDLTEFQTNLVPYPRIHFPLATYAPVISAEKAYHEQLTVAEITNACFEPANQMVKCDPRHGKYMACCMLYRGDVVPKDVNAAIATIKTKRTIQFVDWCPTGFKVGINYQPPTVVPGGDLAKVQRAVCMLSNTTAIAEAWARLDHKFDLMYAKRAFVHWYVGEGMEEGEFSEAREDLAALEKDYEEVGVDSVEGEGEEEGEEY, encoded by the exons ATG CGTGAGTGTATCTCCATCCACATTGGTCAAGCAGGTGTCCAGATCGGTAATGCCTGCTGGGAGTTGTACTGTCTGGAGCACGGCATCCAGCCTGATGGTCAGATGCCAAGTGACAAGACCATCGGTGGCGGTGACGACTCCTTCAACACCTTCTTCAGCGAGACCGGCGCTGGCAAGCACGTCCCCCGTGCCGTCTTCGTCGACTTGGAGCCAACTGTAATCG ATGAGGTGCGTACCGGCACATACCGTCAGCTTTTCCACCCTGAGCAGCTGATCACCGGCAAGGAAGACGCCGCCAACAACTATGCCCGTGGTCACTACACCATTGGTAAGGAAATCATCGACCTGGTCCTGGACAGAGTACGAAAACTG GCTGACCAATGTACTGGACTTCAAGGTTTCCTACTTTTCCACAGCTTCGGTGGTGGTACCGGTTCTGGATTCTCTTCCCTGTTGATGGAACGTCTGTCTGTTGACTATGGTAAGAAATCCAAGCTGGAGTTTGCCGTCTACCCAGCTCCACAGGTCTCCACTGCAGTGGTTGAACCCTACAACTCCATCTTGACCACACATACCACCTTGGAGCACTCTGACTGTGCTTTCATGGTTGACAACGAAGCCATCTACGATATCTGTCGTCGTAATCTTGACATCGAGCGTCCGACCTACACCAACTTGAACCGTCTGATTGGCCAGATCGTCTCCTCCATCACCGCATCTCTGCGTTTCGATGGTGCCCTCAACGTCGACTTGACAGAGTTCCAGACCAACTTGGTGCCCTACCCACGTATCCACTTCCCACTGGCTACCTATGCACCAGTCATCTCTGCCGAGAAGGCCTATCATGAACAACTCACCGTTGCCGAAATCACCAATGCTTGCTTCGAACCAGCCAACCAGATGGTAAAATGCGACCCACGTCACGGCAAGTACATGGCCTGCTGTATGTTGTACCGTGGTGATGTTGTACCAAAAGACGTCAATGCAGCCATCGCCACCATCAAGACCAAACGTACCATCCAGTTCGTCGACTGGTGTCCAACTGGTTTCAAAGTGGGTATCAACTACCAACCACCAACCGTTGTACCAGGTGGTGACTTGGCCAAGGTACAGCGTGCCGTCTGCATGTTGAGCAACACCACAGCCATCGCCGAGGCCTGGGCTCGTCTTGACCACAAGTTCGACTTGATGTACGCCAAGCGTGCTTTCGTCCACTGGTACGTGGGTGAGGGTATGGAGGAAGGTGAATTCTCCGAGGCCCGTGAAGATTTGGCAGCTCTGGAGAAGGACTACGAAGAAGTCGGTGTCGACTCCGTCGAGGGTGAAGGCGAAGAAGAGGGCGAGGAGTATTAA
- the LOC139141995 gene encoding tubulin alpha-1A chain-like gives MRECISIHIGQAGVQIGNACWELYCLEHGIQPDGQMPSDKTIGGGDDSFNTFFSETGAGKHVPRAVFVDLEPTVIDEVRTGTYRQLFHPEQLITGKEDAANNYARGHYTIGKEIIDLVLDRVRKLADQCTGLQGFLLFHSFGGGTGSGFTSLLMERLSVDYGKKSKLEFAVYPAPQVSTAVVEPYNSILTTHTTLEHSDCAFMVDNEAIYDICRRNLDIERPTYTNLNRLIGQIVSSITASLRFDGALNVDLTEFQTNLVPYPRIHFPLATYSPVISAEKAYHEQLSVAEITNACFEPANQMVKCDPRHGKYMACCMLYRGDVVPKDVNSAIATIKTKRTIQFVDWCPTGFKVGINYQPPTVVPGGDLAKVQRAVCMLSNTTAIAEAWARLDHKFDLMYAKRAFVHWYVGEGMEEGEFSEAREDLAALEKDYEEVGVDSVEGEGEEEGEEY, from the exons ATG CGTGAGTGTATCTCCATCCACATTGGTCAAGCCGGTGTCCAGATCGGTAATGCCTGCTGGGAGTTGTACTGTCTGGAGCACGGTATCCAGCCTGATGGTCAGATGCCAAGTGACAAGACCATCGGTGGCGGTGACGACTCCTTCAACACCTTCTTCAGCGAGACCGGTGCTGGCAAGCACGTCCCCCGTGCCGTCTTCGTCGACTTGGAGCCAACAGTCattg ATGAGGTCCGTACCGGCACATACCGTCAGCTTTTCCACCCTGAGCAGCTGATCACCGGCAAGGAAGACGCCGCCAACAACTATGCCCGTGGTCACTACACCATTGGTAAGGAAATCATCGACCTGGTCCTGGACAGAGTACGAAAACTG GCTGACCAATGTACCGGTCTCCAAGGTTTCCTGCTTTTCCACAGCTTCGGTGGTGGTACCGGCTCTGGATTCACATCTCTGTTGATGGAACGTCTGTCTGTTGACTATGGTAAGAAATCCAAGCTGGAGTTTGCCGTCTACCCAGCTCCACAGGTCTCCACTGCAGTGGTTGAACCCTACAACTCCATCTTGACCACACATACCACCTTGGAGCACTCTGACTGCGCTTTCATGGTTGACAACGAAGCCATCTACGATATCTGTCGTCGTAATCTGGACATCGAGCGTCCAACCTACACCAACTTGAACCGTCTGATTGGCCAGATCGTCTCCTCCATCACCGCATCTCTGCGTTTCGATGGTGCCCTCAACGTCGACTTGACAGAGTTCCAGACCAACTTGGTGCCCTACCCACGTATCCATTTCCCCCTGGCAACTTACTCTCCAGTTATCTCTGCCGAGAAGGCCTATCATGAGCAGTTGTCTGTCGCTGAAATCACCAATGCTTGCTTCGAGCCAGCCAACCAGATGGTAAAATGCGACCCACGTCACGGCAAGTACATGGCCTGCTGTATGTTGTACCGTGGTGATGTTGTACCAAAAGACGTCAACTCTGCCATTGCCACCATCAAGACCAAACGTACCATCCAGTTCGTCGACTGGTGTCCAACTGGTTTCAAAGTGGGTATCAACTACCAACCACCAACCGTTGTACCAGGTGGTGACTTGGCCAAGGTACAGCGTGCCGTCTGCATGTTGAGCAACACCACAGCCATCGCCGAGGCCTGGGCTCGTCTTGACCACAAGTTCGACTTGATGTACGCCAAGCGTGCTTTCGTCCACTGGTACGTGGGTGAGGGTATGGAGGAAGGTGAATTCTCCGAGGCCCGTGAAGATTTGGCAGCTCTGGAGAAGGACTACGAAGAAGTCGGTGTCGACTCCGTCGAGGGTGAAGGCGAAGAAGAGGGCGAGGAGTATTAA
- the LOC139141997 gene encoding tubulin alpha-1A chain-like: MREVISIHVGQAGVQIGNACWELYCLEHGIQPDGQMPSDKTIGGGDDSFNTFFSETGAGKHVPRSVFVDLEPTVIDEVRTGTYRQLFHPEQLITGKEDAANNYARGHYTIGKEIIDLVLDRVRKLADQCTGLQGFLIFHSFGGGTGSGFASLLMERLSVDYGKKSKLEFAVYPAPQVSTAVVEPYNSILTTHTTLEHSDCAFMVDNEAIYDICRRNLDIERPTYTNLNRLIGQIVSSITASLRFDGALNVDLTEFQTNLVPYPRIHFPLATYAPVISAEKAYHEQLSVAEITNACFEPANQMVKCDPRHGKYMACCMLYRGDVVPKDVNAAIATIKTKRTIQFVDWCPTGFKVGINYQPPTVVPGGDLAKVQRAVCMLSNTTAIAEAWARLDHKFDLMYAKRAFVHWYVGEGMEEGEFSEAREDLAALEKDYEEVGVDSVEGEGEEEGEEY; this comes from the exons ATG CGTGAAGTCATTTCTATCCACGTTGGTCAAGCCGGTGTCCAGATCGGTAATGCCTGCTGGGAGTTGTACTGTCTGGAGCACGGTATCCAACCTGACGGTCAGATGCCAAGTGACAAGACCATCGGTGGCGGTGACGACTCCTTCAACACCTTCTTCAGCGAGACCGGTGCGGGCAAGCACGTCCCCCGTTCCGTCTTCGTCGACTTGGAGCCAACAGTAATCG ATGAGGTGCGTACCGGCACATACCGTCAGCTTTTCCACCCTGAGCAGCTGATCACCGGCAAGGAAGACGCCGCCAACAACTATGCCCGTGGTCACTACACCATTGGTAAGGAAATCATCGACCTGGTCCTGGACAGAGTACGAAAACTG GCTGACCAATGTACCGGCCTCCAAGGTTTCTTGATCTTCCACAGCTTCGGTGGTGGCACCGGTTCTGGATTTGCTTCCCTGTTGATGGAACGTCTGTCTGTTGACTATGGTAAGAAATCCAAGCTGGAGTTTGCCGTCTACCCAGCTCCACAGGTCTCCACTGCAGTGGTTGAACCCTACAACTCCATCTTGACCACACATACCACCTTGGAGCACTCTGACTGTGCTTTCATGGTTGACAACGAAGCCATCTACGATATCTGTCGTCGTAATCTTGACATCGAGCGTCCAACCTACACTAACTTGAACCGTCTGATTGGCCAGATCGTCTCCTCCATCACCGCATCTCTGCGTTTCGATGGTGCCCTCAACGTCGACTTGACAGAGTTCCAGACCAACTTGGTGCCCTACCCACGTATCCACTTCCCCCTGGCTACCTATGCACCAGTCATCTCTGCCGAGAAGGCCTACCATGAGCAGTTGTCTGTCGCTGAAATCACCAATGCCTGCTTCGAACCAGCCAACCAGATGGTAAAATGCGACCCACGTCACGGCAAGTACATGGCCTGCTGTATGTTGTACCGTGGTGATGTTGTACCAAAAGACGTCAATGCAGCCATCGCCACCATCAAGACCAAACGTACCATCCAGTTCGTCGACTGGTGTCCAACTGGTTTCAAGGTGGGTATCAACTACCAACCACCAACCGTTGTACCAGGTGGTGACTTGGCCAAGGTACAGCGTGCCGTCTGCATGTTGAGCAACACCACAGCCATCGCCGAGGCCTGGGCTCGTCTTGACCACAAGTTCGACTTGATGTACGCCAAGCGTGCTTTCGTCCACTGGTACGTGGGTGAGGGTATGGAGGAAGGTGAATTCTCCGAGGCCCGTGAAGATTTGGCAGCTCTGGAGAAGGACTACGAAGAAGTCGGTGTCGACTCCGTCGAGGGTGAAGGCGAAGAAGAGGGCGAGGAGTATTAA